One window of Tenacibaculum maritimum NCIMB 2154 genomic DNA carries:
- a CDS encoding ABC transporter ATP-binding protein codes for METILSLRNLNKKYGNVHAVNNLSFDIQKGNIYGILGPNGSGKSTTLGIILNVINKTSGEFNWFNGRLSTQEALKKVGAIIERPNFYPYMTANQNLELICNIKNVPYSKIAEKLKAVNLYERRNSKFRTYSLGMKQRLAIASALLNDPEILILDEPTNGLDPQGIHEIREIIKNISNNGTTILLASHLLDEVEKICDHVIVMRKGKKLYSGRLNEITASNGLFELKVEKEEKKLLHILKSHPAVAYTQKEGDTIIVNLKKELSARDINAFLFHNGIVLSHLIKRKPSLEQQFLDLTNNQ; via the coding sequence TTGGAAACAATACTATCTCTTAGAAATCTAAATAAAAAATACGGAAATGTTCACGCTGTAAATAACCTTTCTTTTGATATTCAAAAAGGAAATATTTATGGAATACTAGGACCTAATGGAAGTGGTAAATCTACCACATTGGGCATCATTTTAAATGTAATTAATAAAACTTCTGGTGAATTCAATTGGTTCAACGGAAGACTTTCAACGCAGGAAGCTTTAAAAAAAGTAGGCGCCATTATTGAACGCCCCAACTTTTATCCCTATATGACTGCTAATCAAAACTTGGAATTAATTTGTAACATAAAAAATGTTCCATATAGTAAAATAGCAGAAAAATTAAAAGCTGTAAACCTTTACGAACGCAGAAATAGCAAATTTAGAACCTATTCCTTAGGAATGAAGCAACGCTTAGCCATTGCCTCTGCCCTTTTAAATGATCCTGAAATTTTAATTTTAGATGAACCTACCAATGGCTTAGACCCTCAAGGCATCCATGAAATTCGCGAAATTATAAAAAACATCTCCAACAACGGTACTACAATTTTGCTAGCATCTCATCTATTAGATGAAGTTGAAAAAATATGCGATCATGTAATTGTCATGAGAAAAGGTAAAAAATTATACAGCGGTCGCCTTAACGAAATTACTGCAAGTAATGGTTTGTTTGAATTGAAAGTTGAAAAAGAAGAAAAAAAGCTCTTACACATTCTTAAATCGCATCCTGCAGTAGCCTACACTCAAAAAGAAGGAGACACCATCATTGTCAACTTAAAAAAAGAACTCTCTGCCAGAGATATAAATGCTTTTTTGTTTCATAATGGTATTGTACTATCTCATTTAATAAAGCGAAAACCTAGCTTGGAACAGCAATTCCTAGACCTAACAAATAACCAATAA
- a CDS encoding ABC transporter permease has translation MLRLLTIEFHKLKHNRASKVLSIIYFVLLTSIALVAAIKFDIGPIKFHLADQGIFNFPYIWHFNTYIAAIFKFFLLLVIVSMTANEYSYKTLKQNLIDGLSKKEFILSKFYAVVVFAAISTLFVFITSLTLGLIYSDYNEFSIITSGFIYLFAFFIKLVGFFSFGLFLGILIKRSAFAVGAMLIWLLNENMIRGYLYSFFDTAENTTEKVNQIMQFLPLEAMSNLIKEPFTKLGAVKSVAKRMGETIVKDFSVNYADIFIVLAWTFIFIYLSYILLKKRDL, from the coding sequence ATGTTACGATTATTAACTATAGAATTTCATAAACTTAAACACAATAGAGCCAGCAAGGTGCTTTCTATTATATATTTTGTACTATTAACTTCCATTGCACTGGTGGCTGCTATTAAATTTGATATAGGTCCTATTAAATTCCATTTAGCAGATCAAGGTATTTTTAACTTCCCTTATATCTGGCATTTCAACACATATATTGCAGCCATTTTTAAATTCTTTTTATTATTGGTTATTGTTTCTATGACAGCAAATGAGTACAGCTACAAAACACTCAAGCAAAACCTAATTGATGGCTTAAGTAAAAAAGAATTCATCCTTTCTAAATTTTATGCCGTTGTGGTATTTGCTGCAATTTCTACCCTCTTTGTTTTTATAACCTCTTTAACCCTAGGACTCATCTACTCAGACTATAATGAGTTTTCTATCATAACTTCTGGCTTCATTTATTTATTCGCTTTCTTTATAAAATTAGTAGGCTTCTTTTCTTTTGGCTTATTCTTAGGTATTTTAATCAAACGTTCTGCTTTTGCTGTGGGTGCCATGCTTATTTGGCTTCTGAATGAAAATATGATTAGAGGCTATCTTTACTCGTTTTTTGATACTGCCGAAAATACTACAGAAAAAGTCAATCAAATTATGCAATTTCTTCCTTTAGAAGCCATGTCTAACCTTATTAAAGAACCTTTTACCAAATTAGGTGCTGTAAAATCTGTTGCGAAAAGAATGGGAGAAACGATTGTAAAAGATTTTTCCGTTAATTACGCTGATATATTCATTGTATTGGCTTGGACATTTATTTTCATCTACCTTTCTTATATACTCTTAAAGAAAAGAGATTTATAA